A single region of the Solirubrobacterales bacterium genome encodes:
- a CDS encoding zinc ABC transporter substrate-binding protein, whose translation MTLSAALENPFDLFAPVFAQRALLAVLMLALVAAALGGAIVLRDLPFFIHAIGAGAYPVIVLGILTGVSIAISALAGALAFALFIGIVTGIGRAHANEANFGRRDALTGLAVAGALAVGAVLAARAGFGDTRLEIPPEALLFGSLLTVNTETLTALAIVTLVVVTTAWFAYDRWLAGGFDHGAAGHLGASRSDSALFACVAIGTGASLPVTGSLLTGALLIIPAATARMLTDRAKQLPLLIFALALVEGATGLYLSLNFDLPTGAAIAGVAGLGFFAVAGLLSLRSARTPLRLAASIALISFVAVAVGGCGGGATGETSDSDATLKVVSTTPQVADIVNRVGGDAVEVTTLLSPGADPHDYEPKRGAVAAISDADVVVRSGGDLDAWLLPAVKAANPAYAPVDLSRSVLLIPAGESGEGYNAHWYLAPQNVARATQRVRDELIKADPSARETFRTNATQYLDEIDASDQKLAKCASKIPAADRKLMAGHNDFAYLAQSFGFQIAAQAASSGGSEPSTRGLQDAVDQARGANVDAVIASKGAVTSREQQVAQKLRVPLLALYADNLTTGDDASTLLGAIEYDVDRIANTVTSGRVRCPATD comes from the coding sequence CGCACTTGAAAATCCGTTCGACCTCTTTGCACCTGTGTTCGCACAACGCGCTCTGCTCGCTGTTCTGATGCTTGCCCTGGTGGCTGCGGCGCTCGGCGGGGCGATAGTTCTGCGCGATCTTCCCTTTTTCATCCACGCAATTGGTGCAGGCGCGTACCCGGTGATAGTGCTCGGCATTCTCACCGGGGTATCGATCGCGATCTCGGCGCTTGCGGGAGCGCTGGCCTTTGCGCTGTTTATTGGAATTGTCACCGGGATTGGCCGGGCGCATGCGAACGAGGCGAACTTTGGACGTCGCGACGCATTGACGGGGCTTGCGGTCGCGGGGGCCTTGGCGGTTGGCGCTGTGCTCGCCGCACGCGCTGGCTTCGGAGACACGCGGCTCGAGATCCCACCCGAGGCGTTGCTTTTTGGATCGCTCTTGACGGTCAACACCGAGACGCTCACCGCGCTCGCGATTGTGACTCTGGTCGTGGTCACAACCGCCTGGTTCGCGTACGACCGTTGGCTCGCCGGCGGATTCGATCACGGTGCCGCCGGCCACCTCGGCGCATCGCGCAGCGACAGTGCCCTGTTCGCCTGTGTGGCGATCGGAACTGGCGCCTCGCTCCCGGTCACAGGTTCGTTGCTGACCGGCGCGCTGCTGATCATCCCGGCCGCGACGGCACGCATGCTCACCGATCGCGCGAAGCAACTGCCGTTGCTGATCTTCGCGCTCGCGCTAGTCGAGGGCGCTACCGGGCTCTATCTCTCGCTCAACTTTGATCTGCCGACCGGCGCGGCGATTGCCGGCGTGGCCGGCCTCGGATTCTTCGCAGTGGCCGGCCTGCTCTCGCTGCGCAGCGCGCGTACTCCGCTGCGCCTGGCCGCATCGATTGCGCTGATCAGCTTCGTCGCGGTGGCAGTTGGCGGCTGCGGCGGCGGAGCTACCGGCGAGACCTCGGACAGCGACGCGACGTTGAAGGTCGTCTCCACCACCCCACAGGTCGCAGACATCGTCAATCGTGTCGGCGGCGATGCGGTCGAGGTCACCACTCTACTTTCGCCCGGCGCCGACCCCCATGACTACGAGCCCAAGCGCGGGGCAGTGGCTGCGATCTCCGATGCTGATGTCGTGGTCCGCTCTGGCGGCGACCTCGATGCATGGCTGCTCCCTGCGGTGAAGGCAGCCAACCCGGCCTACGCGCCAGTGGATCTATCGCGTTCCGTGCTTCTGATTCCGGCCGGCGAATCCGGCGAGGGCTACAACGCCCACTGGTACCTCGCGCCGCAGAACGTCGCGCGCGCGACGCAGCGCGTTCGCGATGAGTTGATCAAGGCCGACCCGTCGGCGCGTGAGACCTTCCGAACCAACGCAACTCAGTATCTCGATGAGATCGACGCGTCGGACCAGAAGCTCGCCAAGTGCGCGAGCAAGATCCCAGCGGCCGACCGCAAGCTGATGGCTGGCCACAACGACTTCGCCTATCTGGCGCAGTCGTTCGGGTTTCAGATTGCTGCGCAGGCCGCAAGCAGTGGCGGGTCAGAACCCTCCACGAGGGGGTTGCAGGATGCAGTCGACCAGGCCCGCGGAGCAAATGTAGACGCAGTCATCGCGAGCAAGGGCGCGGTCACGAGTCGAGAGCAGCAGGTCGCTCAGAAGCTGAGGGTTCCGTTGCTCGCGTTGTACGCCGACAATCTCACCACCGGCGACGATGCCTCGACGTTGCTCGGTGCGATCGAATATGACGTCGACCGAATCGCAAACACTGTGACTTCGGGGAGAGTCCGTTGCCCGGCGACCGACTAA
- a CDS encoding metal ABC transporter permease: MIAGSILDPVSGDFDLLSALALVIIGGACGAVGVWVLQFGRAILAESFTHALLPGLVIAALIGAGLLLGAIVGVVAAYSLLLLAARAPKTSSPTATSVSVTLLVALGALMVNGGNAEANLDLLFGDLLAASWNDVILAVALALGIAIALTTLGGQFAALVFDARSAPSLGINVGRVSAAALALLAISVAVAASVAGSLLALALVTGPALGASAVTHRLQSCIALATLSGAVSGIAGLFLSYYADWPAGASIALLICLWAAAATSVAGLRARVLPLG, from the coding sequence ATGATCGCTGGGTCGATACTCGATCCCGTCTCCGGCGATTTCGATCTGCTCAGCGCGCTCGCGTTGGTGATCATCGGTGGAGCCTGCGGCGCCGTCGGGGTCTGGGTGCTGCAATTTGGCCGCGCGATCCTTGCCGAGTCGTTCACGCATGCGCTGCTCCCCGGACTGGTGATCGCCGCGCTGATCGGCGCAGGGCTTCTGCTCGGAGCGATCGTGGGTGTGGTCGCGGCGTACTCACTGCTGCTCCTGGCCGCGCGCGCACCCAAGACCTCCAGCCCGACGGCAACATCGGTTTCGGTGACGCTACTCGTCGCGCTCGGTGCATTGATGGTCAACGGCGGCAACGCCGAGGCCAACTTGGATCTGCTTTTTGGCGACCTGCTCGCAGCCTCATGGAACGACGTGATCCTGGCGGTGGCGCTGGCGTTGGGTATCGCGATTGCCCTGACCACGCTCGGCGGCCAGTTCGCAGCGTTGGTTTTTGACGCGCGCTCGGCACCCAGTCTCGGCATCAATGTCGGGCGCGTTTCGGCGGCGGCGCTCGCACTCCTGGCAATCTCGGTCGCTGTGGCGGCGAGCGTGGCTGGGAGCTTGCTCGCGCTCGCGCTTGTCACTGGTCCCGCGCTTGGTGCGTCCGCAGTGACGCACCGTCTTCAGAGTTGTATTGCGCTCGCAACGCTCTCTGGCGCCGTCAGCGGAATTGCTGGCCTCTTCCTCTCATACTACGCCGACTGGCCCGCAGGCGCGAGTATCGCGCTGTTGATCTGTCTATGGGCGGCGGCGGCGACCTCGGTAGCTGGCCTAAGAGCCCGCGTTCTGCCGCTAGGCTAG
- a CDS encoding metal ABC transporter ATP-binding protein, with protein MPGDRLIHADHATLAYDSGEPALTELSVELPAGELVILLGPNGGGKTTFLRALVGELQPIHGTIAVESKVAYLPQHDSSRSDFPVSALDVVLMGTLSERRFWQRARRAEKQRSIAALERVGLAGSADRTYGELSGGQRRRVLLARTIVGGAEVIALDEPLAGVDPSSAAVIRATLGSLRDEGRLVIEASHDIEHARIADRVICLNGRVVADGAPFVVLTDAKLRETYAADLTVIGDVDGRPVLATADTCGRDHYHDG; from the coding sequence TTGCCCGGCGACCGACTAATCCATGCGGACCACGCGACCCTCGCCTATGACTCAGGCGAGCCGGCGCTGACGGAGCTTTCGGTCGAGCTGCCAGCCGGCGAGCTCGTGATTCTGCTCGGTCCCAACGGCGGCGGCAAAACGACATTCCTTCGTGCGCTGGTCGGTGAACTTCAGCCGATCCATGGCACGATCGCGGTCGAGTCGAAGGTTGCCTACCTGCCCCAGCACGACAGCTCCCGAAGCGATTTTCCCGTCTCGGCGCTCGACGTCGTGTTGATGGGGACACTTTCGGAACGTCGCTTCTGGCAGCGCGCACGACGGGCTGAGAAGCAACGATCAATTGCTGCGCTCGAACGCGTCGGCTTGGCCGGAAGCGCAGATCGAACCTACGGCGAACTCTCTGGCGGTCAGCGTCGGCGCGTGTTGCTCGCGCGCACGATTGTCGGCGGCGCCGAAGTGATCGCGCTGGACGAACCACTGGCGGGCGTCGACCCAAGCTCGGCCGCGGTCATCCGAGCGACGCTCGGCAGCCTTCGCGACGAGGGCCGACTGGTGATCGAGGCCTCACACGACATCGAACACGCGCGCATTGCCGATCGCGTGATCTGCCTTAACGGGAGGGTGGTCGCCGACGGCGCTCCGTTCGTGGTCCTGACCGACGCGAAGCTACGCGAAACCTATGCCGCAGATCTGACAGTGATCGGCGATGTGGACGGTCGGCCGGTGCTTGCGACGGCCGACACCTGCGGTCGTGACCACTACCACGACGGATGA
- a CDS encoding prolipoprotein diacylglyceryl transferase, whose translation MQPEIDLGPVTLQTFGLMFALGFVVAGLIIGRRLKELGDTVDWAYELILAAAVGGILGAKLWFSAAEGDWALDQIFSGSGLVWYGGAFGASAAVAAYAYWRKILTFTLMDVCAPAVAAGYAVGRIGDQLSGDGDYGKPTDAWWGMGYPNGTVPTPPGVEVYPTPLIEVSAMGLFAILLWRWRDRWHPGMLFGIYLIGSGTSRFFVEFLRRNEDVALGLTLAQIVSVALALIGVAFVLALKDRPVPSGRSVTTA comes from the coding sequence ATGCAGCCAGAGATCGATCTCGGACCAGTGACACTTCAGACCTTTGGGCTGATGTTTGCCTTGGGATTCGTCGTTGCGGGGCTGATCATCGGGCGCCGACTGAAAGAGCTTGGCGACACCGTCGACTGGGCGTACGAGCTGATTCTCGCAGCGGCAGTCGGCGGCATCCTCGGCGCGAAACTTTGGTTTTCGGCCGCCGAGGGCGACTGGGCTTTGGACCAGATCTTCTCCGGCTCAGGGCTTGTCTGGTACGGCGGCGCATTCGGCGCGTCCGCGGCGGTGGCGGCCTACGCGTACTGGCGCAAAATACTCACCTTCACCTTGATGGACGTCTGCGCCCCCGCGGTGGCTGCCGGATACGCGGTTGGACGAATCGGCGACCAACTTTCGGGGGACGGCGACTACGGCAAACCTACCGACGCCTGGTGGGGAATGGGCTACCCCAACGGGACCGTGCCGACTCCCCCGGGCGTGGAGGTCTACCCCACGCCGCTGATCGAGGTGTCCGCGATGGGCCTGTTCGCGATTCTCCTCTGGCGCTGGCGCGACCGCTGGCACCCCGGAATGCTCTTTGGCATCTACTTGATCGGATCGGGCACCTCGCGCTTTTTCGTGGAATTCCTCCGCCGCAACGAGGACGTCGCACTCGGCTTGACGCTCGCGCAGATCGTCAGCGTGGCGCTGGCGCTGATTGGAGTCGCCTTCGTGCTCGCTCTGAAGGATCGTCCGGTACCGAGCGGGCGGTCGGTTACAACGGCCTAG
- a CDS encoding peptidoglycan DD-metalloendopeptidase family protein: MSGKIQGLRGRIAKLQERQNSIQTNLDAKAARQKKIANALSVSRERLSRLRGQLARSRELLKARIVAVYKQGEPNMIQVVLSSRGFVDMVERATYMERIARQDHRIITRVTRLKGQTKNETVKLAGLEKKASRLVAEVRSERDRVAGAKGTLAAQRNELNAAVGSRKSKLAVVSKSLRRDRDDLAAMQASNGAIVGALDESAPIKKGSGQLIWPVNGQITSPFGNRWGRLHGGLDIAVPMGTAVRAADSGTVRIAGLMGGYGNFVCVQHSSSMSTCYAHNGPLAVRVGQSVKKGQTVAASGNSGLSTGPHLHFEVRINGNRVDPMGYL, encoded by the coding sequence ATGTCGGGCAAGATTCAGGGTCTCCGTGGCCGCATCGCCAAGCTGCAGGAGCGTCAAAACTCGATCCAGACCAACCTGGACGCAAAGGCCGCCCGTCAGAAAAAGATCGCCAACGCACTCAGCGTTTCGCGGGAGCGCCTGTCCCGCCTGCGCGGGCAGCTGGCGCGCTCTCGCGAGCTCTTGAAAGCTCGCATCGTTGCGGTGTACAAGCAGGGCGAGCCGAACATGATTCAGGTGGTGCTCAGCTCCCGCGGGTTCGTTGACATGGTTGAACGTGCCACATACATGGAACGAATCGCGAGGCAGGATCACAGGATCATCACTAGGGTCACGCGTTTGAAGGGGCAGACGAAGAACGAGACAGTCAAACTCGCCGGCCTCGAAAAGAAGGCCTCGCGACTGGTGGCCGAGGTCCGTAGCGAACGCGACCGTGTCGCCGGTGCCAAGGGCACTCTCGCCGCTCAGCGCAACGAATTGAACGCCGCTGTCGGCAGCAGAAAGAGCAAACTCGCTGTCGTCTCGAAAAGCCTGCGCCGCGACAGGGATGACCTCGCCGCGATGCAAGCCAGCAACGGCGCGATCGTCGGAGCCCTCGACGAAAGCGCGCCGATCAAGAAGGGCTCAGGCCAGCTGATCTGGCCGGTGAACGGACAGATCACTTCTCCGTTTGGCAACCGCTGGGGACGCCTTCACGGCGGACTCGACATCGCGGTGCCGATGGGCACCGCCGTCCGCGCCGCGGACTCAGGAACGGTTCGCATCGCTGGCTTGATGGGCGGATACGGAAACTTCGTCTGCGTGCAGCATTCGAGCTCGATGAGCACGTGCTACGCCCACAACGGTCCGCTGGCTGTCAGGGTGGGCCAATCGGTCAAAAAGGGCCAGACGGTCGCTGCGTCTGGCAATTCCGGACTCTCCACGGGCCCGCACCTTCACTTCGAAGTGCGCATCAACGGCAATCGGGTCGACCCGATGGGCTACCTCTAG